From the Alkalibacter rhizosphaerae genome, one window contains:
- a CDS encoding cobalamin B12-binding domain-containing protein, which produces MSKLVDAIRELEENLVYKIVDEEIEKGVSPVDIVEDCNKGLVEVGNLFASGEYFLTELMFSVEIMEVVMEKIKPLLTASGDGVSKGKVIIGTVEGDIHDVGKNIVVSLLRSHGFEVIDLGIDVSVQKFVDAVRESDAKILGLSALLNTTYPVMKNVVDALKEAGLRDKVKVIIGGTITSEQVKDHTGADEFATQAMKGIEYCNKIYGH; this is translated from the coding sequence ATGTCAAAATTAGTAGATGCTATAAGAGAATTAGAAGAAAATTTAGTATATAAGATTGTTGATGAAGAAATTGAAAAAGGTGTATCACCAGTTGATATTGTAGAAGATTGCAATAAAGGATTAGTCGAAGTTGGGAATTTGTTTGCAAGTGGCGAATATTTTCTAACAGAATTAATGTTTTCTGTTGAGATCATGGAAGTGGTAATGGAAAAAATCAAACCATTGCTTACTGCCAGTGGAGATGGTGTTTCCAAAGGTAAAGTGATAATTGGAACCGTTGAGGGAGATATCCACGATGTAGGTAAAAACATAGTTGTAAGTTTGCTACGCAGCCATGGATTTGAAGTAATCGACTTGGGAATAGATGTTTCCGTTCAAAAATTTGTAGATGCCGTGAGAGAATCTGATGCTAAGATTCTAGGGTTGAGCGCTTTGCTCAATACTACATATCCAGTTATGAAGAATGTTGTTGACGCTTTAAAAGAAGCGGGATTAAGAGATAAGGTGAAAGTAATAATCGGGGGTACAATCACGTCTGAGCAAGTCAAAGACCACACAGGTGCCGATGAATTTGCAACACAAGCTATGAAGGGAATTGAGTATTGCAACAAGATTTACGGTCATTAA
- a CDS encoding NAD(P)/FAD-dependent oxidoreductase — MKILIIGNGIAGLTAAEEIRKLDQLESIVMISEEKIHTYYRTKLSHFLAKDFTNEEVLVHPPEWYEEKNIQVLLNKKVLHINADLHTVELDDGSTLEYDKLLLANGSSSFVPPVKGSEQGNVFSLRSLEDAKVIQQAAKESKKAVVVGGGLLGLESANALLKLGLDVTVVEFAPRLLPRQMDEEASLVVKEIVENQGIQLLLDAQIAEIKGDPVKSCVLKNGDVIDTDMVLFSAGVRSNIQLAKDAGIETDRAVIVNEYLETSMKNIYAAGDVAEFKGMSFNIWPISMEQGKIAGQNMLGEKQTYEAITPSNMLQILNVKAFSLGDLENSTETRTLKEKDRFIKLFFQDGVLSGAILIHDISSAVTLKKAMGTDCTDLLKSTQTVPELLDGLKS, encoded by the coding sequence ATGAAAATTTTAATTATAGGTAACGGGATCGCAGGATTGACTGCTGCAGAAGAAATTCGGAAATTGGACCAGCTGGAATCCATCGTCATGATCTCCGAGGAAAAAATCCATACGTACTATAGAACCAAACTGTCCCACTTTTTGGCCAAGGACTTCACCAACGAAGAGGTATTGGTCCACCCGCCTGAGTGGTATGAAGAAAAGAACATTCAAGTACTTTTAAATAAGAAAGTCTTGCACATCAATGCAGATCTTCACACCGTAGAATTGGACGACGGTTCAACATTGGAATACGACAAGCTTCTGCTGGCCAATGGATCCAGCAGTTTCGTCCCCCCAGTAAAGGGATCTGAACAAGGCAACGTATTCTCCTTGCGCAGCCTTGAAGATGCCAAAGTCATTCAACAAGCAGCCAAAGAAAGTAAAAAAGCTGTGGTCGTCGGCGGCGGGTTATTGGGACTGGAAAGTGCCAATGCTTTACTGAAACTGGGTCTGGATGTCACTGTGGTAGAATTTGCCCCCAGACTGCTGCCTCGACAAATGGACGAAGAAGCATCTTTGGTCGTCAAAGAGATCGTGGAAAACCAAGGGATCCAGTTGCTGTTGGATGCACAAATAGCCGAGATCAAGGGAGATCCGGTCAAATCCTGTGTATTGAAAAACGGAGATGTCATCGATACAGACATGGTGCTGTTTTCCGCAGGAGTCCGCTCCAACATCCAACTGGCGAAAGATGCGGGGATCGAGACGGATCGAGCCGTCATCGTCAACGAGTATTTGGAAACCAGCATGAAAAACATTTATGCTGCAGGAGATGTGGCGGAATTCAAAGGAATGTCCTTCAATATTTGGCCCATTTCCATGGAACAGGGAAAAATCGCCGGGCAGAACATGTTGGGAGAAAAGCAAACCTATGAAGCCATCACCCCATCCAACATGTTGCAAATATTGAACGTAAAGGCATTTTCACTGGGAGATCTGGAAAATTCCACGGAAACTCGCACGCTGAAGGAAAAAGACCGGTTCATCAAACTTTTCTTCCAGGACGGTGTGTTATCGGGAGCCATTTTGATCCACGACATTTCTTCCGCTGTCACATTGAAAAAGGCCATGGGTACAGACTGTACGGATCTGTTGAAAAGCACCCAAACCGTACCGGAATTGCTGGACGGCCTGAAGTCCTGA
- a CDS encoding transglutaminase-like domain-containing protein, with the protein MKKMIAIFAVIMIFGFGAGVFASDLFTMDKSNLINDELVPLGSSAGIYDRFDMEAETDKISASEERSGGLDLDESRVNQGVVAVKFDYNGENKIKISIKMGEQQVYYNYLEKGEYEAFPLVFGNGTYEIAVLENTTGNSYRVLQRWNTKVGLEDENLPYLHSVQPIQWERSDNGSRIALELTEGLKTDSEKFMAVYRYVVENLRYDEKKIQGLDHTYVPNNIETMTTKSGICYDYASLTASMLRSIGIPTKLVKGYGEFQPEVYHAWNEVLLDGQWILVDTSFDSQQLENGKTVDVVKNLEDYHPVSVY; encoded by the coding sequence ATGAAAAAAATGATAGCGATATTTGCTGTGATCATGATTTTCGGCTTTGGAGCAGGTGTATTTGCCAGTGACCTGTTTACGATGGATAAAAGCAATTTGATCAATGACGAGCTGGTTCCTTTGGGAAGCAGTGCAGGCATCTACGATCGATTCGATATGGAAGCGGAAACCGACAAGATTTCTGCAAGCGAGGAAAGAAGCGGTGGGCTGGATTTGGACGAAAGTCGTGTCAACCAGGGCGTTGTTGCCGTCAAGTTCGATTACAATGGCGAAAACAAAATAAAGATCTCCATTAAAATGGGAGAACAACAAGTATACTACAACTATTTGGAAAAAGGCGAGTACGAAGCCTTCCCTTTGGTGTTTGGAAACGGTACCTATGAGATCGCCGTATTGGAAAATACCACTGGAAACAGCTATCGAGTTTTGCAGCGATGGAACACCAAGGTCGGCCTGGAGGATGAAAATCTACCATATCTCCACTCCGTTCAACCGATCCAATGGGAGCGGTCCGATAACGGCAGCAGGATAGCATTGGAATTGACAGAGGGATTGAAAACGGACTCCGAAAAATTTATGGCAGTTTATCGATATGTAGTGGAAAACCTCCGTTATGATGAGAAGAAGATCCAAGGTTTGGATCATACATACGTTCCCAACAACATAGAAACCATGACCACAAAAAGCGGGATCTGTTACGACTATGCATCCCTGACGGCTTCCATGCTGCGCAGCATCGGAATTCCCACAAAACTGGTCAAGGGATATGGAGAGTTTCAACCAGAAGTGTATCATGCATGGAATGAAGTTTTACTGGACGGACAATGGATCCTTGTGGACACATCCTTTGATTCCCAACAACTGGAAAACGGAAAAACTGTTGACGTCGTCAAGAATTTGGAAGACTATCATCCCGTGTCGGTTTATTAA
- the cls gene encoding cardiolipin synthase encodes MLIATSYGLSLVLVINIILTFIIIFLERKNPQSTYAWLLLLWMIPAVGFVFYLFFSQNLTRRKIFKISSTERALTNTIIQQQKRDLTEQDKEMNDITWDNYGDMIQFHQNLSDAIYTDDNRVEIFTDGEEKFSTLLKDIAEAKDHIHMQYFIFKSSSLADRIMEALKAKALQGVEVRLLFDDMGAIFLKRIDFQDLKDSGVKVARFFPSRIKYINLKANYRNHRKVTVIDGKIGYIGGFNVGDEYLGLDLKMGYWRDTHLRLEGSAVYELQVRFFMDWRASHGEELVLNSHFMPDIEKNGEVGLQIVSSGPDDPNEQIKQGYLKMIHAAKSYIFIQTPYFVPDQSILEALRIAAKSGVDVRIMIPNKPDHLFVYWATFSYVGELLGYGAKIYVYDNGFLHAKTIVVDDQVASVGTCNFDIRSFSLNFEVNAFIYDQNVCYKLKEIFIEDMKKSIRINENRYKSRPVTMKIKESISRLFSPIL; translated from the coding sequence GTGCTGATTGCAACATCCTATGGATTGAGTTTAGTTCTTGTCATCAACATCATACTGACTTTCATCATCATTTTTCTGGAAAGGAAAAATCCTCAATCCACATATGCCTGGTTGTTGCTGTTATGGATGATCCCGGCAGTCGGGTTTGTTTTTTATCTGTTTTTTTCACAGAATCTGACGAGAAGGAAGATCTTCAAGATCAGTTCAACGGAACGGGCATTGACCAATACCATCATACAACAGCAAAAGCGAGATTTGACGGAACAGGACAAGGAAATGAACGACATCACCTGGGACAATTACGGTGATATGATCCAATTCCATCAAAATCTGAGTGACGCCATTTATACCGATGACAACCGAGTCGAAATATTTACGGATGGGGAAGAAAAGTTCTCCACATTGTTGAAGGATATCGCAGAAGCAAAAGATCACATACATATGCAATATTTCATATTCAAAAGCAGTTCTCTGGCCGATCGGATCATGGAGGCACTGAAAGCAAAGGCTCTCCAGGGAGTGGAGGTGCGTCTGCTTTTCGACGATATGGGTGCTATATTTTTAAAGCGCATCGACTTTCAAGATCTGAAAGATTCCGGCGTAAAAGTGGCGCGGTTTTTCCCGTCCAGGATCAAATACATCAACTTGAAAGCCAATTATCGAAATCATCGAAAAGTTACGGTCATTGACGGAAAAATTGGATATATCGGCGGATTCAATGTTGGTGACGAGTATCTGGGCCTGGATCTAAAAATGGGGTACTGGAGAGATACCCATTTGCGCTTGGAAGGTTCCGCCGTTTACGAATTGCAGGTCCGCTTTTTCATGGACTGGCGGGCTTCTCATGGGGAAGAGTTGGTTTTAAACAGTCACTTCATGCCGGATATAGAGAAAAACGGCGAAGTGGGACTTCAGATCGTCTCATCGGGGCCGGATGATCCCAATGAGCAGATCAAACAAGGATATCTGAAGATGATCCATGCAGCAAAGTCTTATATTTTCATCCAAACTCCTTATTTTGTTCCGGATCAGTCCATTCTGGAAGCCTTGCGCATTGCCGCCAAATCTGGAGTGGATGTCCGCATCATGATCCCCAACAAACCGGATCACCTATTTGTCTACTGGGCAACTTTTTCCTATGTTGGCGAATTGCTGGGATATGGCGCCAAGATCTATGTTTACGACAATGGATTTCTGCATGCCAAAACCATTGTGGTGGACGATCAGGTGGCATCTGTCGGTACCTGTAATTTTGATATCCGCAGCTTCAGCCTGAATTTTGAAGTGAATGCTTTTATTTACGATCAGAATGTCTGTTATAAATTGAAGGAGATCTTTATCGAGGATATGAAAAAATCCATTCGGATCAATGAAAACAGATACAAAAGCAGACCTGTTACCATGAAAATAAAGGAGTCCATTTCCAGGTTGTTTTCACCGATCTTGTAA
- a CDS encoding patatin-like phospholipase family protein: MWGIVLEGGGAKGAYQMGIWKAVRELGIAYDAVVGTSVGALNAAMMVQGDFEIAMDLWRSITPEKIYLDPDGIVEKLMNYEFQAQHYGDLHDEMVNNLHTDGLDPSPFVDLIQKHVDEDRIRKTFVDFGLVAIDMDKEQGLELFKKDIPKGQLANLLLASCYLPVFKDRTIGGKCYMDGGFYNNLPVNMLVEAGWKNIIVVKLRQPPDDLEVPKDVQVIQLVPSEDLGRTLDFDNQRILDNIRLGYLDGMKALAVL; this comes from the coding sequence ATGTGGGGTATTGTCTTGGAAGGCGGCGGTGCGAAAGGTGCATACCAAATGGGCATCTGGAAGGCTGTCCGAGAATTGGGGATCGCCTACGATGCTGTAGTTGGGACCAGTGTAGGTGCCTTGAATGCAGCCATGATGGTGCAAGGTGATTTTGAGATTGCCATGGATCTGTGGCGATCCATTACACCGGAAAAGATCTATCTCGATCCGGATGGAATCGTGGAAAAATTGATGAACTATGAATTCCAGGCCCAGCACTATGGGGATCTTCATGATGAAATGGTGAACAACCTGCACACGGATGGATTGGATCCATCTCCATTCGTCGATTTGATCCAAAAGCATGTGGATGAAGATCGAATACGAAAAACGTTTGTAGATTTCGGATTGGTAGCCATCGACATGGACAAGGAGCAAGGGTTGGAATTGTTTAAAAAGGATATTCCAAAAGGCCAGTTGGCAAATCTTTTGCTGGCCAGTTGTTATTTGCCTGTTTTTAAAGATCGGACCATCGGCGGGAAGTGCTACATGGATGGAGGGTTTTATAATAATTTGCCGGTGAACATGCTGGTGGAAGCTGGTTGGAAAAACATCATCGTCGTCAAATTACGGCAACCCCCAGATGATTTGGAGGTACCTAAAGACGTCCAAGTGATCCAGTTGGTGCCAAGCGAGGATTTGGGACGCACTCTGGATTTTGACAACCAACGGATCCTCGACAACATTCGGTTGGGCTACCTGGATGGGATGAAGGCTTTGGCTGTGTTATAA
- a CDS encoding D-alanine--D-alanine ligase family protein, which produces MSKIKVGIIFGGNSKEHEISLLSASNVMAAMDLDRYEVVGLGIDKTGKWYIYSGSKDRIKDGTWLEDKDNLTSDVNLFQHPVINDIQVFFPVLHGPNGEDGAVQGLLRLLNKPFVGCDVLASAVGMDKVICKRIFRDAGIPQGPFMDTDHNQWEKDPNGFIESVQRDIGYPCFVKPANMGSSVGITKAHNRQELIDGIKDALTYDRKILVEANIDCREIECAVLGNEEPKASVLGEIIPSKEFYDYQSKYEDGDKSTLIIPAQLPEETTTQIRKYAIDAFRAIDGRGLSRVDFFVERSTGEVFINEINTLPGFTNISMYPKLWEKTGTNYHDLIVELIELALDRSW; this is translated from the coding sequence GTGTCAAAAATTAAAGTGGGTATTATTTTTGGAGGAAATTCCAAAGAACATGAAATATCGTTGTTGTCCGCTTCCAATGTGATGGCGGCCATGGACTTGGATCGCTACGAAGTGGTAGGGTTGGGGATCGATAAAACCGGGAAATGGTATATCTATTCTGGATCGAAAGATCGTATCAAAGATGGCACCTGGCTCGAAGACAAAGACAATTTGACCAGTGATGTCAATCTGTTTCAACATCCCGTAATAAATGACATCCAGGTCTTTTTCCCGGTCCTTCACGGACCAAACGGGGAAGACGGCGCCGTTCAGGGTCTGTTGCGATTGCTGAACAAACCATTTGTCGGGTGTGATGTGCTGGCAAGTGCAGTGGGTATGGACAAAGTGATTTGTAAACGAATTTTCCGCGATGCTGGGATCCCCCAAGGTCCTTTTATGGATACGGACCACAACCAATGGGAAAAAGATCCCAACGGATTCATAGAATCCGTGCAAAGAGATATTGGCTATCCCTGTTTTGTAAAGCCTGCCAACATGGGAAGCAGCGTCGGGATCACCAAAGCCCACAACCGCCAGGAGCTGATCGACGGAATAAAGGACGCGCTGACCTACGATCGGAAGATCCTGGTGGAAGCCAACATCGACTGCCGGGAAATCGAATGTGCCGTTCTAGGAAACGAAGAGCCCAAGGCATCTGTATTGGGAGAGATCATACCCTCCAAGGAATTTTATGACTATCAGTCAAAGTATGAAGACGGAGACAAATCCACCTTGATCATACCTGCACAGCTGCCGGAGGAGACCACCACCCAGATCCGTAAATATGCCATTGATGCCTTTCGTGCCATAGATGGTCGAGGACTCTCAAGGGTCGACTTTTTTGTGGAGAGATCTACCGGAGAAGTATTTATCAATGAGATCAATACGTTGCCCGGATTTACCAATATCAGCATGTATCCAAAACTTTGGGAAAAAACGGGAACCAACTACCACGATCTTATCGTGGAATTGATCGAACTGGCACTGGACCGATCCTGGTAA
- a CDS encoding DUF1934 domain-containing protein has protein sequence MEKKKIWLSITGRTKHREGMEDVIELVTQGELYRKSNSDYIIYDETEVSGLEGTTTTLEIDRQKMSIMRLGSTNSHMTFETGKKKFNTYTTPYGDMVMSIYTRNLAVDYDKDDQPVDIRVDYNVEIQGLMETTNELNIHVKQ, from the coding sequence ATGGAAAAGAAAAAAATTTGGTTGTCCATCACCGGTCGAACCAAGCACCGGGAAGGGATGGAGGACGTTATCGAGTTGGTGACGCAGGGGGAATTATACCGAAAGTCCAACAGCGATTACATTATTTACGATGAGACGGAGGTTTCCGGTTTGGAAGGCACCACCACTACGTTGGAAATCGACCGTCAGAAAATGTCCATCATGCGGTTGGGATCCACCAACTCACACATGACATTTGAAACGGGAAAAAAGAAATTCAACACCTACACCACTCCTTATGGAGATATGGTCATGAGCATCTATACCAGAAATCTGGCAGTGGATTACGACAAAGACGACCAACCGGTAGACATCCGGGTAGATTACAATGTGGAGATCCAGGGACTGATGGAGACCACAAATGAACTGAACATACATGTGAAGCAGTAG
- the argS gene encoding arginine--tRNA ligase: protein MTYTLEKVQVQIIDEIQQSLKRCMEQGLLDLPELPVIELETPREKQFGDFSTNIAMQLPKITKKAPRFIAETIVGQFDKSNTKVASVTIAGPGFINFTLEEDWIYGILQDVKHLGAGYGKTKLGAGKKANVEFISANPTGPMHMGNARGGAIGDGMSQVLSWAGYEVVKEFYINDAGNQIEKFGQSLEARYLQINGVEVEFPEDGYKGEDITIHMNEFTKKHKDKYVDYDSRERREVLIAYALEKNINKIKQDLKSYGIEYDVWFHESSLHEENAVLAVVEELTQRGHTYEKDGATWFKATEFGCDKDDVLIRNNDIPTYFAADIAYHVNKLRARKFDWAINVWGADHHGHVARVKAALDAIGLSGDQLDVILMQLVRLVRKGETARMSKRQGNMVTLSDLIEEVGRDAARFFFNLRAPESHFDFDLDLAVEQSNENPVFYVQYAHARICSILRQMEEDLSKVELDYTLLKEKEERELIRILAELPVEIDAAVEKMDPSKITRYAMDVASGFHTFYNACRVRTDDMPLMKARVELVRSVQRVLKNVTTILGIEAPERM from the coding sequence ATGACATATACGTTGGAAAAGGTACAAGTACAAATCATAGACGAAATTCAACAGAGCCTGAAACGATGCATGGAGCAAGGCCTGTTGGATCTGCCGGAACTACCGGTTATCGAACTGGAAACACCAAGAGAAAAGCAGTTTGGAGATTTTTCTACCAATATTGCCATGCAGCTGCCGAAGATCACAAAAAAAGCACCTCGTTTTATTGCCGAGACCATCGTCGGACAGTTTGACAAAAGCAATACGAAAGTTGCTTCCGTCACCATTGCAGGTCCGGGGTTTATCAATTTTACCCTGGAAGAAGACTGGATCTATGGTATTTTGCAAGATGTGAAACACCTGGGAGCGGGCTACGGAAAAACGAAACTTGGTGCCGGCAAAAAAGCAAATGTGGAATTTATCAGTGCCAATCCCACAGGCCCCATGCATATGGGAAATGCCCGGGGCGGTGCCATCGGGGACGGCATGAGCCAGGTTTTATCCTGGGCCGGATATGAAGTGGTAAAAGAGTTTTACATCAACGACGCCGGCAACCAAATCGAAAAATTCGGACAATCTTTGGAAGCCAGATATCTTCAAATCAATGGAGTGGAAGTCGAATTTCCGGAAGATGGATACAAAGGGGAAGACATCACCATCCACATGAACGAGTTCACAAAAAAACACAAGGACAAGTATGTGGATTACGACAGCAGGGAGCGAAGAGAGGTCCTTATTGCTTACGCCCTGGAGAAAAACATCAACAAGATCAAGCAAGACTTGAAAAGCTACGGCATTGAATACGATGTATGGTTTCACGAAAGCTCACTCCATGAGGAGAATGCTGTTTTGGCTGTAGTGGAAGAATTGACCCAGCGAGGTCATACCTATGAAAAAGACGGCGCCACATGGTTCAAAGCCACGGAATTCGGATGCGACAAGGACGATGTCCTGATCCGCAACAACGACATCCCCACCTATTTTGCAGCGGACATCGCATACCATGTGAACAAGTTGCGTGCTCGAAAGTTTGATTGGGCCATCAATGTGTGGGGTGCGGACCATCACGGACACGTTGCCAGAGTGAAAGCCGCCTTGGACGCCATCGGACTTTCCGGCGACCAGCTGGATGTGATCCTGATGCAATTGGTCCGATTGGTTCGCAAAGGGGAAACGGCCCGCATGTCCAAGCGGCAGGGTAATATGGTCACCCTTTCCGACTTGATCGAAGAAGTGGGTCGGGATGCCGCACGGTTCTTCTTTAATCTGCGGGCACCGGAGAGCCATTTTGATTTCGACTTGGACCTGGCGGTGGAACAATCCAACGAAAACCCGGTTTTTTATGTTCAATATGCTCATGCAAGAATCTGCAGCATCCTGCGTCAAATGGAAGAAGATCTAAGCAAGGTGGAATTGGACTATACCCTTCTCAAGGAAAAGGAAGAGCGGGAATTGATCCGCATCCTAGCGGAGTTGCCGGTGGAGATCGACGCAGCCGTTGAAAAGATGGACCCCAGCAAGATCACCAGGTACGCCATGGATGTCGCCTCCGGTTTCCATACATTTTACAATGCCTGTCGGGTACGGACCGATGACATGCCTTTAATGAAAGCAAGAGTAGAACTGGTTCGCAGTGTACAACGAGTATTGAAGAACGTTACAACGATTTTGGGGATCGAAGCTCCGGAACGGATGTAA
- a CDS encoding aminoacyl-histidine dipeptidase: protein MRELFEGLEPGKVMAFFYDISQIPRGSGHELKISNYLVNFAKERGLECHQDRLNNVWIRKEAHESKKDRPAVILQGHMDMVWEKNNDTVFDFIKQPLDLYVEDDYIKARGTTLGADNGIAVAMIMAVLDDETLELPCIEGVFTVDEERGLTGALGFDASDLKGQILINLDSEDDDEILTSCAGGVRLNYHLPVRPDRKKREGRFCRVSVKGLLGGHSGMDINKGRANANHLLGRLLYSIHEEMDMAIVSVEGGSKDNAIPREAQAVLLVDKAEMENLELTIKAFDRYMSNEYAICDPQIDFGLEWLLEEKFDILDQESTDGIIGLLLTIPNGVVSMSEDLEGMPVSSQNLGVVTFQNGEVQFSVAARSSSISKKEELVAMNMTLGKRFGASMEQTGDYPGWSYAKESPLRELAISVYENRFGEKPKTVAIHAGVECGIFGDKMPGLDMISIGPNIYDVHSPRERLSISSTKKLWEFLMDLLQKI from the coding sequence ATGCGAGAACTATTTGAAGGATTGGAGCCTGGAAAGGTAATGGCTTTTTTTTACGATATATCCCAGATACCAAGAGGAAGCGGACATGAACTGAAAATCAGCAACTATCTTGTGAATTTTGCGAAAGAACGGGGATTGGAATGTCATCAGGATCGGCTGAACAACGTCTGGATCCGAAAAGAAGCCCATGAGAGCAAGAAAGATCGCCCTGCCGTTATTCTGCAAGGTCATATGGATATGGTTTGGGAGAAAAACAACGATACGGTGTTTGACTTTATAAAGCAACCCCTGGATCTTTACGTGGAAGATGATTATATCAAAGCCAGGGGAACCACCTTGGGTGCGGACAATGGCATCGCCGTTGCCATGATCATGGCTGTGTTGGATGATGAGACCTTGGAGCTTCCCTGCATTGAAGGAGTTTTTACCGTAGATGAGGAGAGAGGCTTGACTGGAGCCTTGGGCTTTGACGCATCTGATTTGAAAGGCCAAATTTTGATCAACCTGGATTCGGAAGACGACGACGAAATTTTAACCAGTTGCGCAGGCGGAGTTCGACTGAATTATCACTTGCCGGTCCGACCGGATCGAAAAAAAAGGGAAGGACGCTTTTGCAGAGTCTCCGTGAAAGGATTGCTGGGAGGTCATTCCGGCATGGACATCAACAAAGGCCGGGCAAATGCCAATCACTTGCTTGGTCGTCTTCTATATTCGATCCATGAAGAAATGGACATGGCCATCGTATCGGTGGAAGGTGGATCCAAGGACAATGCCATCCCCAGAGAAGCACAGGCCGTTTTATTGGTGGATAAGGCGGAAATGGAAAACCTGGAGTTGACCATAAAAGCCTTCGACCGCTATATGTCCAATGAGTATGCCATTTGTGATCCTCAAATCGATTTTGGTCTGGAGTGGCTGTTGGAAGAGAAATTTGACATACTGGACCAGGAATCCACCGACGGAATCATCGGGCTGCTGCTCACCATTCCCAATGGTGTTGTAAGCATGAGCGAGGATTTGGAAGGCATGCCGGTCAGCTCCCAAAACTTGGGTGTAGTGACTTTTCAAAATGGAGAAGTGCAGTTTTCCGTTGCGGCTCGAAGTTCATCCATCTCCAAGAAGGAAGAATTGGTTGCCATGAATATGACCTTGGGGAAACGATTTGGAGCATCCATGGAGCAGACTGGAGATTATCCCGGTTGGAGCTATGCCAAGGAATCTCCCCTTCGAGAACTGGCCATCTCCGTATATGAAAATCGATTTGGTGAAAAACCGAAGACGGTGGCTATTCATGCAGGAGTGGAATGTGGAATTTTCGGAGACAAGATGCCAGGCTTGGACATGATCTCCATAGGGCCGAATATTTATGATGTTCATTCTCCAAGGGAGCGCTTGTCCATTTCATCGACAAAAAAACTTTGGGAATTTTTGATGGACCTGCTTCAAAAAATTTAA
- a CDS encoding VanZ family protein, which produces MKKKRKKKKNNMKWWVSAYLLVLVLLTLRPFSGNVVAEKEYNLVLFQSLGNYWTHMKNHGLINLWAWEYFPEDLGVFFRNIFTVSFINLGGNILLFMPLGFFFGRFFRRQKGMRTLLTSFFVSAGIELAQFIGLSSRIADVDDVILNVVGGMFGFGLYILYDKWKKGSEGFEE; this is translated from the coding sequence TTGAAGAAAAAAAGAAAGAAAAAGAAAAACAACATGAAATGGTGGGTAAGCGCCTATCTGCTGGTATTGGTGCTCTTGACGCTGCGTCCGTTTTCAGGAAACGTCGTTGCCGAGAAAGAGTACAACCTGGTGCTTTTTCAAAGCTTGGGCAATTATTGGACCCACATGAAAAACCATGGGTTGATCAACCTATGGGCGTGGGAATATTTCCCTGAAGATCTTGGGGTGTTCTTTCGCAACATCTTCACCGTATCCTTTATCAACCTGGGAGGAAATATTCTGTTGTTTATGCCGCTGGGTTTCTTTTTTGGGAGATTTTTTCGCCGGCAGAAAGGAATGCGAACGCTTTTGACCAGTTTTTTTGTGTCGGCGGGAATCGAGTTGGCGCAATTTATCGGTTTGAGCAGTCGGATCGCTGATGTGGACGACGTGATCCTCAACGTGGTTGGAGGCATGTTTGGATTTGGGCTCTACATTTTGTACGACAAATGGAAAAAGGGAAGTGAAGGCTTTGAAGAATAA